The Terriglobales bacterium DNA segment CACAGATCAACCAGCACACGTTGCTGTTCGGCGTGGTCGTGCGGCCGGTGGATGCCTGGCGCATCAACGGCGACGTGGAGTTGCTCTCGTCCGACAGCGGCTTCTTCACCAACATCTATCCCCGGCACCAGCAGCGGATGCGGCTCTACAACACCTTCAAACTGAATCCCTGGCTGAGCTTCAATGCCGGCGTGCACCTGGTCGAGACCCGCAATGACTATGCCCCGGGAGAAGAGGTCGAAGGCACCAGCACCCCGCTCTTCCCCTCCTCCACCATCTTCCCCGTCTACGGGCACAAGGACCACTGGCGCTACTACACCCTGGGCGCCACGATGACCCGCAGCCGGGTCACCCTGGACGTGGGCTGGACCATGCTCGACCAAGAGATCAATTCGGATACCTGTATGCCGATGCCCGACACCGCGTTCACCGGCAGCATCACCGCGCCCCTGGCGTGCGCCCTCGGTAGTACCTCGCGGGCACTGCGCTTGGACTACCAGGAGAACACTCACTCCGGCTACACCCACGTTTCCTTCCAGCCGGTGAAGCGGCTCACGGTGAACCTGGGTTACGAGATCACGGGCGACGCCGGAACCACCAACTGGCTGCGCGCCGACAACGGCACGCCTCTGCTGGTGGTGGGCGATATCTTCGGCAACTCGCCCGCGCTGGCCGGTAACCCGGTCACTCCCTGCCCGGGACCCTCCTCCGGCACCGGCTGCCTCTTCCTCGGCCCCTTCCCCAACCAGCCGCTCGGACCCCAAGCCACCACCTGGCACAAGGCCACGGCCGGATTGGCGGTGGAGGTCGTGAGGAGCGTCGAGTTCAAGGGCATGTGGAACTACTACGACTACAACGGCAAGGACCACACCCCGGGCCTGGAGAACTTGCAGGTCGTCGCGCCCCGTGATTTCCACGCCAACGTGGGCACGCTGTCCCTGCGCTATTCCTTCTAAGTAGCTGGTAGCTGGTAGTTAGTAGCTAGGAAAACAGAGGCCGCGAGCGGAATCGCGGCCTTGTTTTTTTTCGACCCGCGTCTGCCTAACTACTAGCTACTAGCTCCCCGCGACTTCTTGCCGTATCCTTCCCCGGCGCATACCGGCCTGTGACAGCAGTCACATCTAAGCGTGAACCGAGTCACAGCCCGGCGTGTCGCAATATTCAACAATGGAGTCGGTTCCGGAGGTCGGCCAGGTGGCATCGAACGGACTGGCCGGTCCCGGGTGGGGAACCCTCGCCTGGGCTCACCGGACGGATCCATTGCAGCGGAAATCCAAGGAGGATTCAGTGAAGAAGACACTCATCGCAGTGGGGCTGCTGGCGGCACTGGTCGCGCTTCCGATGGCGGCCTGGGCCGAGGGTGCTGCCGACGTTTACAAAGCCAAGTGCCAGATGTGCCACGGCGAAGGCGCCAAGGGCAAGATGGCCGGCACTCATGACTGGAGCTCGGCCGAGATCCAGAAGATGAGCGACGCCGACCTGACCAAGACGATCCTCGACGGCAAGCCGCCCAAGATGCCGGCGCAGAAGGGCAAACTGACCGATGCGCAGGTGAAAGAGATGGTGTCGTACATCCGCAGTCTGAAGAAGTAAGTGGCTCAATGGCGGCGGCCGTTACGGCCGCCGCGCTCCTTCACCGAGATGGAGCAGGGCTCCATCGCAACCGGGTGGAGGTCCGGGAACCTGTGGGGAGGTAACCAGGGATCTCCGGAGTAGGAAAACAGATGTCGGCGAACCGTGCAGTCCGCATTCGCCGCCGTAGGCCCGGGATAGAGAACGGTCTCATATCCTTCATTCATCTCTTACCGGTTCAGAGCCGGGCCGCGGAAGAGGATGCGGAGGAAAAGTTTCGCCCGCGCTGGGCCGTCCGCCTGGCGTGGACCGCGGTGTTGTCCCTGGTGGTCTTGGCCGCCGCGCCCGCGGCGCGCGCCCAGGACAACGACACCTGCCTTGCCTGTCACGGCGACAAGAGCCTGACCACCACCCGGGGCGGGCGCACGGTCTCTCTCTTCGTGGACGGCAAGCGGTTCGGCGGCTCCATCCACGGTTCCCTCACCTGCACCAGCTGTCACGCCGACCTGGAAGGCAAGGAGTTGCCGCACTCCACGCCCCTGGCCAAGGTGAACTGCGGCACCTGCCACAGCGCCGAATACGAACAGCATTCCAAGTCGCTGCACGGACGGGCGGTGGCGCGGGGCGATACCCTGGCCCCCCGCTGCAGCAGCTGCCACGGCAACCACGACATCGTTCCGGTCAAGGACCCGCGCTCGCCGGTCTCGCCGCTGAAGATCCCCTACACCTGCGGCAAGTGCCACCAGGAAGGCACGCCCGTCCAGAAGACCCGCAACATCCCCGAGCACAACATCCTCTCCAATTACCAGGAGAGCATCCACGGCGAAGGCCTGCTGAAGAAAGGCCTGGTGGTGGCGGCCAATTGCGCCTCCTGCCACACCTCGCACAATATCCTCCCCCACACCGATCCGAAATCGTCCATCGCGCGCAAGAACATCGCCGCCACCTGCACCAAGTGCCACGCCCAGATCGAGGCGGTGCACCGCAAGACCATCAAGGGCGAGCTGTGGGAGAAGGAAGCGAATGTGCTGCCGGCGTGCGTGGACTGCCATCAGCCGCACAAGGCCCGCAAGGTCTTCTACAACCAGGGCATGGCGGACGCCGACTGCATGCGCTGCCACAGCAACGAGAAGCTGAGAGCGCATGACGGGCGGAAGCTGTTCGTCGAGGTCTCGGAAGTCCAGGATTCGCGCCACGCCAAGGTGGCGTGCAGCCAGTGCCACTCCGAAGTCAACGCCTCGCGCGTCCGTCCCTGCGAGACCATCACCAAAGGGGTGGACTGCGCCTCCTGCCACGCCGAGATCGGACAGCAGTACCAGAAGAGCAAGCACGGGCAGTTGCTCGCGGCCAAAGACAAGAATGCACCCTACTGCTCGGAGTGCCACGGCACCCACCACGTCCTGGGCAAGAAGAACCCGCTCTCGCCCACCTTCGCGCCCAAGGTGCCGGAGCTGTGCGCCCGCTGCCACCGCGAAGGCAATAAGGCCGCGTTGCGCTACACCGGCACCCAGCACCAGATCATCCCCAGCTACCAGGAGAGCATCCACGGCAAGGGCCTGCTGAAGAGCGGGCTGACCGTGACCGCCACCTGCACCAGTTGCCACACCGCGCACGGCGAGCTGCCCAAGAGCGATCCCGATTCGAGCGTGAACCCCAAGAACCTGCCCTCCACCTGCGGCCAGTGCCACCACGGCATCCAGGAGCAGTTCGTGCAGAGCGTCCACTCCCGCTCGGTCACCCACACCGACAAGGAGCTCCCGGTCTGCAACGATTGCCACACCGCCCACACCATCCAGCGCGCCGACCAGGACAAGTTCGAGCTGGAAGTCATGAGCCGGTGCGGCCGCTGCCACCAGGAGATCGCCAAGACCTACTTCGACACCTACCACGGCAAGGTCTCGCGCCTGGGCTACACCAAGACGGCGAAGTGCTATGACTGCCACGGCGCGCACGACATCTACAAGATCGGCGACCCGCGCTCGCACCTGAGCCGCGCCAACGTGGTCAACACCTGCCGCAAGTGCCACGCCGACGCCACCCGGCGCTTCGCCGGCTATCTCACCCACGCCACCCACCACGACCCCAAGAAGTACCCGTTCCTGTTCTGGTCGTTCTGGGGCATGACCGGGCTGCTGATCGGGACCTTCGTGATCGGCGGGGTGCACACCCTGCTGTGGCTGCCGCGCGCCTTCCAGATGCGCCGCGAACTGAAGGAAGAGGAAGCGCGCGAGGCCGCTGAGCTGGAGCGCAAGTCCCGTGGGGAGGACAAGTAGATGGCCACGCAAGCGGAGATGCAAGCGACCCCGGTCAGGCCCGCAGAACTGGTGCACGATGCCGCCCAGGTCGGCACCCGCGAGTTCGTCCGCTTCACCCTGCTGGAGCGCTGGCTGCACGTCTGCATGGTGGTCAGCTTCCTCAGCCTGGCGGTCACCGGCCTATCGCTCAAGTTCTCCTACACCTCCTGGGCGGTGAAGCTGTCGCACCTGCTGGGCGGCTTCCAGACCGCCGGCTTCATCCACCGCACGGCGGCGGTGATCATGTTCGGCACCTTCGTCACCCACCTGTACGGGCTGTATCAGAAAAAGACGAAAGAATACGGCTCCTGGAAGGCTCTGGTGCTCGGCCCTAACACCATGATCCCCAATGGCCGCGACCTGCGGGAGTTCATCGCCACCATGAAGTGGTTCGTCGGCCTGGGGCCACGTCCGGAATACGGCCGCTGGACCTACTGGGAGAAGTTCGACTACTTCGCGGTGTTCTGGGGCATCTTCATCATCGGCTCCACCGGCCTGACGCTGTGGTTCCCGGTGTTCTTCACCCGGGTGCTGCCGGGGTCGTTCATCAACGTGGCTACCATCGTCCACAGCGACGAGGCGCTGCTGGCCACCGGCTTCATCTTCACCGTCCACTTCTTCAACACCCACCTGCGGCCGGAAAAATTTCCCATGGACACCGTGGTGTTCACCGGTCACATGCCGCTGGCGGAACTGAAGCGCGACAAGCCGCGCGAGTACCAGGCCCTGCTGGAGAGCGGAAGACTGGAAGAGTACCTGGCGGAGCCGCAGCCGCCCATCGTGGTCAAGACCATCCGCGCCTTCGCCTGGATGGCCCTGAGCGTCGGCTTCTGCGTCGTGGTCTGGATCATCTACGCGATGCTGTTCGCGTACCGCTGAGCAGGCGGTTCCTGCTCGACGCATTTTTGCTCTTTGTTGGCGTCATCCTGAGGGTTTTTTGAACCCCGAAGGATCTCGCGTAAAGCATCGCGAAACTGCACGCGAGATGCTTCGCCCCTAAAGGGGGCTCAGCATGACTCCAATGGAAACTGGAGCGTTCGATGTTCGTAAGGTATGCACGATCGGTTGGCCCCGAGGAACGTCACGGCCGGCGTGGCTGGGGGATGTTGGTTCTCATACTTTCCCTCTTATTTGCCCTGCCCCAGGCGCTGGCAGCGAAGGCCCCCAAACCGCCGACCAACGCCGATTGCCTCGCCTGCCACACCGCCGAAGCCGGCCTGAGCATGAAAGTGGACGGAAAGCAGGTCAACCTGGGGGTAGACGAAAAGAAATACAGCTCCTCGATCCACGGCCAGATGTTCCAGTGCGTGGACTGCCACAAGGACGTGAAGACCTCGCCGCACGAGAACGTCCCCGCCAAGGTCTCGTGCGCCGAATGCCATGCCGAGGCGCAGATGGTATTCGACAGCAGCATGCACGCACAGGCCGCGACCCTCAAGAACCTCAATGAACGGAAGCCGACCTGCACCTCCTGCCACGGCGGCCCGCACGAGATCCTGCCCGCCGCGGACGAGAACTCCAAGGTCAACCACAAGAACATCCCCGCCACCTGCGCCTCCTGCCACAACCAGAAATTCGTGATGGAGGAAGCGGGGCTGAGCTCGACCACGGTTTCTTCCTACAACCTGAGCGTCCATGGCAAGGCGGTCGCCGGCGGCAACCAGAAAGCCGCGGTGTGCACCGACTGCCACGGCAGCCATGCCGTCCTGGGCCCGGGCAATCTCAAGTCCTCGATCTACAAGTTCAACGTCCCCAACACCTGCGCCAAGTGCCACGACAGCATCAAGACCGAGTTCATGCAGAGCATCCACGGCAAGGCTCTGGCCATGGGCAATTGGGGGGCGCCGGTGTGCACCGACTGCCATGGCATCCACACCATCAAGAAGCACACCGACCCCAGCTCCTCGGTGGCGGCGGCGAACCTCGCCAAGGTGACCTGCTCGAGCTGCCACGAGGGGGTGCGCATGTCGGGCGAGTACGGCATCGAAGGCCGGCGCGCCACCACCTACCTGCAGAGCTATCACGGGCTGGCGTCGAAGCTGGGCTCCACCGTGGTGGCCAACTGCGCCTCCTGCCACGGCGTGCATAACATTTTGCCGAGTGATGATCCGCGCTCCACCATCAACAAGGCCAACCTGGTAAAGACCTGCGGCCAGTGCCATCCCGGCGCCAACCAGAAGTTCATCACCGGCAAGGTGCACATCGACGTGCCGCTGTCGGCCGACATGGGCAGCACCGCCATCCGCTGGGTGCGGCGCCTCTACATCCCGCTCATCCTGGCCACCATCGGCGGCATGCTGCTGCACAATTTCCTGATCTGGCGGAAGAAGGCGATCGCCATCCGCAACCGGCAACACCGCCCCATTCTCCGCATGAACCTGAGCCAGCGCATCCAGCACGCGCTGCTGCTCTCCAGCTTCATCGTCCTGGTCGTCACCGGCTTCGCCCTGGCCTATCCCGATTCCTGGCTGGGGCTGGTGGTGGGCGAGACCTTCCGCCGCTGGGCGCATCGCGTCGCCGCGGTCGTCATGATAGCCGTCGGCTTCTATCACGCGTATTATCTGCTGGGGCAGCGTGAGGGCCGGAAGGTGCTGCGGGACATGTTTCCGGTGTTGAAGGACGGCTTCGACATCCGCGACAACATGAGCTACTACCTTGGCCTCGGCGACAAGAAGCCGGCCTTCGCCCGCTTTACCTACGCCGAGAAGATGGAGTACTGGGCCCTGGTGTGGGGCTGGGTGGTGATGTCGGTCACCGGCCTGATGGCCTGGTTCAAGATGGGTGTGGGCATCTTCCTGCCGCGCT contains these protein-coding regions:
- a CDS encoding cytochrome c: MKKTLIAVGLLAALVALPMAAWAEGAADVYKAKCQMCHGEGAKGKMAGTHDWSSAEIQKMSDADLTKTILDGKPPKMPAQKGKLTDAQVKEMVSYIRSLKK
- a CDS encoding cytochrome b/b6 domain-containing protein, with product MLVLILSLLFALPQALAAKAPKPPTNADCLACHTAEAGLSMKVDGKQVNLGVDEKKYSSSIHGQMFQCVDCHKDVKTSPHENVPAKVSCAECHAEAQMVFDSSMHAQAATLKNLNERKPTCTSCHGGPHEILPAADENSKVNHKNIPATCASCHNQKFVMEEAGLSSTTVSSYNLSVHGKAVAGGNQKAAVCTDCHGSHAVLGPGNLKSSIYKFNVPNTCAKCHDSIKTEFMQSIHGKALAMGNWGAPVCTDCHGIHTIKKHTDPSSSVAAANLAKVTCSSCHEGVRMSGEYGIEGRRATTYLQSYHGLASKLGSTVVANCASCHGVHNILPSDDPRSTINKANLVKTCGQCHPGANQKFITGKVHIDVPLSADMGSTAIRWVRRLYIPLILATIGGMLLHNFLIWRKKAIAIRNRQHRPILRMNLSQRIQHALLLSSFIVLVVTGFALAYPDSWLGLVVGETFRRWAHRVAAVVMIAVGFYHAYYLLGQREGRKVLRDMFPVLKDGFDIRDNMSYYLGLGDKKPAFARFTYAEKMEYWALVWGWVVMSVTGLMAWFKMGVGIFLPRWSVDVALAIHFYEAVLASLAIVVWHFYQVFFDPDAYPMNWAWWDGKVSLHHYREEHGLDGETIAAATGAEPPEEKPRDETAAAGSDA